A genome region from Glutamicibacter arilaitensis Re117 includes the following:
- a CDS encoding septum formation family protein, translating into MENNLPEPQAALPPLQPEPEKPKRQGARWALMVVAVLALAAAVVFVVLRLVDPPASPIANNVPRNENPGLDGIIATQMPPAQLEQGDCLRGFLSPLDPQTVVTCDSSHNAQLIGTFQLTGEDYPGANVLLTQSEDLCKSVSLDPRAGLDSTWTYHFSRPSESTWDQGDRTVSCFLSLSEGNVRSSLLPEGDSDDEGDKNDSKSEDEKPKDEESTES; encoded by the coding sequence GTGGAAAACAATCTGCCTGAGCCGCAGGCGGCGTTACCGCCATTGCAGCCAGAACCGGAGAAGCCCAAACGTCAAGGCGCTAGGTGGGCTTTGATGGTTGTTGCTGTGCTTGCACTGGCCGCTGCAGTGGTTTTCGTCGTGTTGAGACTCGTGGATCCCCCAGCTTCGCCCATCGCGAACAACGTGCCACGCAATGAAAATCCCGGCCTCGACGGCATCATCGCTACGCAGATGCCACCGGCTCAGCTGGAGCAAGGCGATTGCCTGCGCGGCTTCCTCTCCCCGTTGGACCCGCAGACTGTTGTCACCTGTGATTCCTCCCATAATGCCCAGTTGATCGGCACTTTCCAGCTCACCGGTGAAGATTATCCCGGAGCCAACGTACTGCTGACTCAGTCAGAGGACCTGTGCAAGTCGGTCTCGCTGGATCCACGCGCCGGGTTGGACTCCACCTGGACCTATCACTTCTCGCGTCCTTCGGAGAGCACCTGGGATCAGGGCGACCGTACGGTTTCCTGCTTCCTGAGCTTGTCGGAGGGCAACGTCCGCAGCTCTTTGCTGCCCGAGGGCGATAGCGACGACGAGGGCGATAAAAACGATTCCAAGTCCGAGGATGAAAAGCCGAAGGACGAAGAAAGCACTGAAAGCTAG
- a CDS encoding DinB family protein yields MSNPDSHHNDQLDYHNMAQVFIDQHRQMLMACLDGLTEEEARAKLVESKTTLLGLVKHATFVERVWFGEAATGKSRSELGIAATPDRSFVLKASDTIASVRRDYRNAVELSHQALEGKSGDDIFRGNRRGPLPVRWIQLHMLRELAQHCGHADILRQQILTARKRQPA; encoded by the coding sequence ATGAGCAACCCGGATTCACATCACAACGATCAACTCGACTACCACAACATGGCGCAGGTATTCATAGATCAGCACCGCCAAATGCTCATGGCGTGCCTTGACGGGCTCACCGAGGAGGAAGCTCGTGCGAAGTTGGTCGAATCCAAAACCACACTGCTTGGGCTGGTCAAGCACGCAACCTTCGTTGAACGCGTGTGGTTCGGCGAAGCAGCCACAGGTAAGAGCCGATCAGAATTGGGAATCGCTGCCACCCCGGACAGGTCATTCGTCCTGAAGGCCTCGGACACCATCGCATCGGTGCGACGCGATTACAGGAACGCTGTAGAGCTTTCCCACCAAGCCCTTGAGGGCAAGAGCGGCGACGACATATTCCGTGGTAACCGGCGCGGTCCGCTTCCGGTGCGGTGGATCCAATTGCACATGCTGCGTGAACTAGCCCAGCACTGCGGACATGCAGATATCTTGCGCCAGCAAATCTTGACTGCACGAAAACGTCAGCCTGCCTAG
- a CDS encoding DUF3073 domain-containing protein gives MGRGRQKAKAQRQARDIKYYSPSTDLSALERELGVRSDHHAQNTERNDSSYDEEYSDYDELTKKYSGDDEDE, from the coding sequence ATGGGGCGCGGCCGTCAAAAGGCTAAAGCACAGCGTCAGGCGCGAGATATCAAGTACTACTCGCCGTCCACTGACCTTTCGGCACTTGAACGCGAACTGGGCGTTCGGTCCGATCATCACGCTCAGAATACTGAGCGTAATGATTCATCGTATGACGAAGAATATTCGGATTACGACGAGCTGACTAAGAAGTACTCGGGAGATGACGAAGACGAGTAG
- a CDS encoding GNAT family N-acetyltransferase yields the protein MPITFLPLPAEQFSSWMKRSTAEYIADLLASGVPDGKAREDAHTTMTRAFPYGLPSATNAVFTLESPALGNVGYLWIGCDSSGDPTSWWVWDIVIEAGHRGHGFGRQAMVLAEKYARSHDAQILGLNVFGFNRAARGLYESLGYETTSVKMRKTL from the coding sequence ATGCCGATCACCTTTCTTCCACTGCCCGCAGAACAATTCTCGTCATGGATGAAAAGGAGCACCGCAGAATACATTGCAGACCTTCTCGCTTCCGGGGTCCCCGATGGCAAAGCGCGAGAAGATGCGCACACCACGATGACACGCGCTTTCCCCTATGGCCTGCCCAGTGCAACGAATGCGGTTTTTACCCTGGAAAGCCCTGCATTGGGCAATGTTGGCTATCTATGGATCGGTTGCGACTCATCAGGGGATCCGACCTCGTGGTGGGTGTGGGACATCGTCATAGAAGCAGGGCACCGCGGCCACGGCTTCGGCCGCCAAGCCATGGTCTTGGCTGAAAAGTACGCTCGCTCCCACGATGCGCAAATCTTAGGGCTGAACGTGTTCGGGTTCAACCGGGCCGCGCGCGGACTCTACGAATCATTGGGCTACGAAACTACCAGCGTCAAAATGCGAAAAACGCTCTAG
- the clpB gene encoding ATP-dependent chaperone ClpB, with amino-acid sequence MDTKLTTKSQEALSASGMNASTAGNPQIEPAHLLKALLDQRESVAVALLKTAGMDVDALSVKASAVINALPSTSGSSVAQAQFSRQLLQVVNNAQETATEMGDTYVSTEHLLIALASDQTKAGEALREFGATRELLVGTLPTIRGDRKVNSPDPEATFQSLEKFGTDMTALARSGKLDPVIGRDREIRRVVQVLSRRTKNNPVLIGEPGVGKTAVVEGLAQRMIAGDVPESLRGKTLISLDLGAMVAGAKYRGEFEERLKSVLEEIKASDGQIVTFIDEIHTVVGAGASEGAMDAGNMLKPMLARGELRLIGATTLDEYRENIEKDPALERRFAQVYVGEPSVDDTIAILRGLKERYEAHHKVSIADSALVAASTLSNRYISGRQLPDKAIDLVDEAASRLRMEIDSAPEEIDELRREVDRLTMEELALSDETDPASVERLEALRKDMADKKEKLDALNSQWEAEKAGLNRVGDLKVKLDELRSQAEKAQREGDLEKASRLLYGEIPTLQQELDAAAAAEADKADVHTMVAEEVTADDIAEVISAWTGIPAGRMLQGESQKLLEMEEVIGQRLMGQKQAVAAVSDAVRRTRAGIADPNRPTGSFLFLGPTGVGKTELAKSLADFLFDDPRAMVRIDMSEYSEKHAVSRLVGAPPGYVGYEEGGQLTEAVRRRPYSVILLDEVEKAHPEVFDILLQVLDDGRLTDGQGRTVDFRNTILILTSNLGSQFLVDQSLEEEAKKSAVMNVVNASFKPEFLNRLDEVILFDPLSIEELGNIVKLQIDLLAQRLADRRLSLIVDPAASEWLALTGYDPAYGARPLRRLVQREIGDRLAKEILAGTVQDGDAVVVSLDEAGDKLQVAKQG; translated from the coding sequence GTGGACACCAAACTCACCACCAAGAGCCAAGAGGCCCTCTCGGCTTCCGGTATGAACGCTTCAACCGCAGGCAATCCGCAGATTGAACCTGCGCACCTGCTTAAGGCATTGCTTGACCAGCGGGAATCAGTAGCCGTGGCCCTCCTGAAGACTGCCGGAATGGATGTCGACGCGCTTTCAGTCAAGGCTAGTGCCGTGATTAACGCGCTGCCTTCGACTTCCGGATCCTCGGTTGCCCAGGCCCAGTTCTCCCGCCAGCTGCTGCAGGTCGTGAACAACGCCCAGGAGACCGCCACCGAAATGGGGGACACCTATGTCTCCACCGAACACCTGCTGATCGCTTTGGCATCGGATCAGACCAAGGCCGGAGAAGCACTGCGCGAATTCGGCGCCACTCGTGAACTGCTGGTTGGCACCTTGCCGACCATCCGCGGGGACCGCAAGGTCAACAGTCCTGATCCGGAAGCGACCTTCCAGTCCCTGGAGAAGTTCGGCACCGACATGACCGCCTTGGCTCGCTCGGGCAAGCTGGATCCGGTCATCGGCCGTGACCGCGAAATCCGCCGTGTGGTCCAGGTGCTTTCCCGCCGTACCAAGAACAACCCGGTACTGATCGGTGAGCCCGGCGTGGGCAAGACCGCTGTGGTTGAGGGCCTGGCCCAGCGCATGATCGCTGGCGACGTGCCAGAATCCCTGCGCGGCAAAACCCTGATTTCCCTTGATCTGGGTGCCATGGTCGCCGGCGCGAAATACCGCGGTGAATTCGAAGAGCGCCTGAAGTCGGTATTGGAAGAGATCAAGGCCTCCGATGGCCAGATCGTCACCTTCATCGATGAGATCCACACCGTCGTCGGTGCCGGTGCCTCCGAAGGTGCCATGGACGCCGGCAACATGCTCAAGCCGATGCTGGCCCGCGGCGAGCTGCGCCTGATCGGTGCCACCACCTTGGATGAGTACCGCGAGAACATCGAGAAGGACCCGGCCCTGGAACGCCGCTTCGCCCAGGTGTATGTCGGCGAGCCGAGCGTGGATGACACCATTGCCATCCTGCGCGGACTGAAGGAACGCTACGAAGCGCACCACAAGGTCTCGATCGCCGACTCGGCCCTGGTGGCTGCCTCCACGCTGTCCAACCGGTACATCTCCGGACGCCAGCTGCCGGACAAGGCCATCGACCTGGTCGATGAGGCCGCCAGCCGGCTGCGCATGGAGATCGACTCTGCTCCCGAGGAAATCGATGAGCTGCGCCGCGAGGTGGACCGGCTGACCATGGAAGAGCTGGCGCTGTCCGATGAGACGGATCCAGCTTCGGTGGAACGCTTGGAAGCTTTGCGCAAGGACATGGCCGACAAGAAGGAAAAGCTTGATGCGCTCAATTCCCAGTGGGAAGCGGAGAAGGCTGGACTGAACCGCGTTGGGGACTTGAAGGTCAAGCTCGATGAGCTGCGCAGCCAGGCTGAAAAGGCCCAGCGCGAAGGGGATCTGGAGAAGGCCTCACGCCTGCTCTACGGCGAGATCCCAACGCTGCAGCAGGAACTGGACGCGGCCGCCGCTGCCGAAGCCGACAAGGCTGATGTGCACACCATGGTGGCTGAGGAAGTCACCGCGGACGACATTGCTGAAGTCATCTCGGCCTGGACGGGCATCCCGGCCGGGCGCATGCTGCAGGGCGAAAGCCAGAAGCTGCTGGAGATGGAAGAGGTCATTGGGCAGCGCCTGATGGGCCAGAAGCAGGCAGTCGCCGCGGTTTCCGACGCGGTGCGACGGACTCGCGCAGGCATTGCCGACCCGAACCGCCCAACCGGCTCCTTCCTGTTCCTTGGTCCAACGGGTGTCGGCAAGACCGAGCTGGCCAAGTCCCTGGCGGACTTCCTGTTCGATGACCCGCGTGCCATGGTGCGTATCGACATGTCCGAGTACTCCGAGAAGCACGCGGTCTCGCGTCTGGTCGGTGCTCCTCCGGGCTATGTCGGCTACGAGGAAGGTGGACAGCTCACCGAAGCGGTACGCCGTCGCCCGTACTCGGTGATACTGCTCGACGAGGTGGAGAAAGCCCATCCAGAGGTCTTCGACATCCTGCTGCAGGTACTCGATGATGGGCGGTTGACCGATGGGCAAGGGCGCACGGTGGACTTCAGGAATACCATCCTGATTCTCACCTCCAACCTCGGTTCCCAGTTCCTGGTGGATCAGTCCTTGGAAGAGGAAGCCAAGAAGTCTGCGGTGATGAACGTGGTCAACGCGTCATTCAAGCCAGAGTTCTTGAACCGCCTCGATGAGGTGATCCTCTTTGATCCATTGAGCATCGAAGAGCTCGGGAACATCGTCAAGCTGCAGATCGACCTGCTGGCCCAGCGCCTGGCTGATCGCCGACTGAGCTTGATAGTGGATCCGGCCGCGAGCGAGTGGCTGGCACTGACCGGATACGACCCGGCCTACGGTGCCCGCCCATTGCGCCGTTTGGTGCAGCGCGAGATCGGTGACCGCTTGGCTAAGGAGATCCTTGCCGGAACGGTCCAAGATGGGGATGCCGTAGTGGTCAGCCTGGATGAGGCTGGTGACAAGCTGCAGGTTGCCAAGCAGGGCTAG
- a CDS encoding ribonuclease HI: MIGVDASSDPAGVGSIAMVAAGGDVVVFAGEFTGHMGALELRAVALALEYLQGSQAASAVIHTDSEDAHCVIEELITSGRVIDGYRGIEEALSLEFLAAWNACSAKVSITRHRGHTGLIYNEVADELAWMARVAAKHPRESAEPELVERIKLLQIQLQERNQFAQQPWSGQ; this comes from the coding sequence GTGATCGGTGTCGACGCTTCCTCTGATCCTGCCGGAGTTGGCTCAATAGCGATGGTCGCAGCCGGCGGAGATGTCGTGGTTTTTGCCGGAGAATTTACTGGTCATATGGGTGCTCTTGAGCTGCGTGCTGTCGCCCTTGCATTGGAATACTTGCAGGGCTCGCAAGCTGCCAGTGCCGTGATCCATACGGATTCGGAAGACGCCCATTGCGTGATCGAGGAGCTGATTACCAGCGGACGAGTCATTGATGGGTATCGCGGCATCGAAGAAGCTTTAAGCTTGGAATTCTTAGCTGCATGGAATGCTTGTTCGGCAAAAGTCTCCATCACCAGGCATCGGGGACACACCGGCCTGATCTATAACGAGGTGGCCGATGAATTGGCTTGGATGGCAAGGGTAGCGGCTAAGCATCCAAGGGAGTCCGCCGAGCCCGAGTTGGTGGAACGAATAAAGCTGCTTCAGATTCAATTGCAGGAACGAAACCAGTTCGCGCAGCAGCCCTGGTCAGGGCAATGA
- a CDS encoding Sir2 family NAD-dependent protein deacetylase, whose translation MAHHSAIRSMQRIVEQQAPASPETEARAGVQQMLAAGRVLVVTGAGVSTDSGIPDYRGPQGSLQRHRPMTFQEFRYRPEARQRYWARGYVGWRHMDKAEPNQIHRRLVQWEETGKISGIVTQNVDGLHRQAGSRRVIPVHGDLSIVRCLDCGNSENRNDFDLRLQAANEGYLEAVEIDPAAVNPDGDVELPQYLVEQFNMVSCLRCGSLALKPDVVYFGESVPVERKERIAALEAESDALLVMGSSLAVMSGYKILLNFVKRELPVALITNGHVRGEQKATWRWRVPLEQALRQLD comes from the coding sequence ATGGCGCACCACTCGGCCATCCGCTCGATGCAGCGCATCGTCGAGCAGCAGGCGCCGGCATCCCCGGAAACCGAAGCGCGTGCCGGGGTGCAGCAAATGCTTGCAGCCGGACGAGTCCTGGTGGTCACCGGAGCCGGAGTCTCCACGGACTCGGGCATCCCCGACTACCGCGGTCCGCAAGGCTCGCTGCAGCGCCACCGTCCGATGACATTCCAAGAATTCCGCTACCGGCCCGAAGCCCGCCAGCGCTATTGGGCGCGCGGCTACGTCGGCTGGCGGCATATGGATAAAGCAGAGCCCAACCAGATCCACCGGCGCCTGGTGCAATGGGAAGAAACGGGAAAGATCAGCGGGATCGTTACCCAGAACGTTGACGGGCTGCACCGGCAGGCAGGTTCGCGCCGGGTGATTCCGGTGCACGGCGACCTGTCGATTGTGCGCTGCTTGGATTGCGGCAACAGCGAGAACCGCAATGATTTCGACCTGCGCCTGCAAGCGGCCAATGAAGGCTATCTGGAAGCCGTGGAGATCGACCCCGCGGCAGTGAACCCGGACGGCGACGTGGAGCTGCCCCAGTACCTGGTGGAACAGTTCAACATGGTCAGCTGCCTGCGTTGCGGTTCCCTGGCGCTGAAGCCCGACGTGGTCTACTTCGGCGAAAGCGTGCCTGTCGAACGCAAGGAACGCATCGCCGCGCTTGAAGCTGAATCAGATGCGCTGCTGGTGATGGGATCTTCACTGGCTGTGATGAGCGGATACAAAATTCTGCTGAATTTCGTGAAGCGGGAATTGCCAGTGGCCTTGATTACCAACGGCCACGTCCGGGGAGAACAGAAAGCGACGTGGCGCTGGCGCGTTCCGCTGGAACAGGCACTGCGCCAGCTGGACTAG
- a CDS encoding TerC family protein translates to MGVSPLIWGITIIVILALLAFDYFFHIRKAHVPSLREAAIWSSIYVGIALVFGVLVLFFGGLDMGAEYFAGYITEKALSVDNLFVFLIIIASFRVPREDQQKVLLFGIVFSLIARTAFIFVGAALINQFAWVFYLFGLILLLTAGNLLKKDDESDEANNFIIRIAKKLFHTTDNYDGDKLFTKIDGKKVLTPMLLVMVAIGGTDILFALDSIPAIFGLTQNVYIVFTATAFSLMGLRQLYFLLDGLLDRLIYLSYGLAAILAFIGVKLILHALHENNLPFVNNGEHVTVIEISTGLSLTVIIGVLVLTVLASLFSKAGKAQTAIGNLRRHASSYTDLTYTADEHERERIYRALVEEEAYVKTMEKKYRDKAKDVDKIREEVKEAHRQHDEYLKS, encoded by the coding sequence ATGGGAGTTTCCCCTTTGATTTGGGGCATCACGATTATCGTGATTCTTGCCCTATTAGCCTTCGATTATTTCTTCCATATCCGCAAGGCCCATGTTCCCTCGCTGCGTGAAGCGGCCATCTGGTCCAGCATCTATGTCGGCATTGCCCTGGTCTTCGGAGTCCTGGTGCTGTTCTTCGGCGGCCTCGACATGGGTGCTGAGTACTTCGCCGGATACATCACCGAAAAGGCATTGTCGGTCGATAACCTCTTCGTCTTCCTGATCATCATTGCCAGCTTCCGGGTACCGCGTGAAGACCAACAGAAGGTCTTGCTCTTCGGCATCGTCTTCTCGCTGATCGCCCGTACCGCCTTCATCTTCGTCGGCGCGGCACTGATCAACCAGTTCGCCTGGGTCTTCTACCTCTTCGGCCTGATCTTGTTGCTGACCGCAGGCAACCTGCTGAAGAAGGATGACGAATCCGATGAAGCCAACAACTTCATCATCCGCATCGCCAAGAAGCTCTTCCATACCACCGACAACTACGACGGCGACAAGCTGTTCACCAAGATCGATGGCAAGAAGGTACTGACCCCGATGCTGCTGGTCATGGTGGCCATCGGCGGCACCGACATCCTCTTCGCCTTGGATTCGATTCCAGCGATCTTCGGCCTGACACAGAACGTCTACATCGTCTTCACTGCAACGGCCTTCTCACTGATGGGCCTGCGCCAGCTGTACTTCCTGCTGGACGGACTGCTTGATCGACTGATCTACCTGTCCTACGGCCTGGCCGCCATTTTGGCCTTCATCGGCGTGAAGCTGATCCTGCACGCGCTGCACGAGAACAACCTGCCATTCGTCAACAACGGCGAACACGTAACGGTTATCGAGATCAGTACCGGGCTCTCGCTCACGGTGATTATCGGCGTGCTGGTGCTTACCGTGCTGGCTTCGCTGTTCAGCAAGGCCGGCAAGGCGCAAACGGCCATCGGCAACTTGCGCCGCCACGCCAGCAGCTACACCGACCTGACCTACACGGCCGATGAGCACGAACGCGAACGCATCTACCGCGCTTTGGTGGAGGAAGAGGCGTATGTGAAAACCATGGAGAAGAAGTACCGCGACAAGGCCAAGGACGTGGATAAGATCCGCGAAGAGGTCAAGGAAGCCCACCGCCAGCACGACGAGTATCTCAAGAGCTGA